In Streptomyces sp. NBC_01707, a genomic segment contains:
- a CDS encoding PP2C family protein-serine/threonine phosphatase, with the protein MTGNAEAPQQHPDPTLRLRLGTELERIAEQLRSLARAQDQLHDLYEAVLSRDVELPVVLGLIVSTAMELVGARYGALGVLDEEGENLELFVPVGLSEQERADLVGVELPRGRGLLGHLIAHPQSLRVDDIADHPDSAGFPPGHPALRTLLGAPISIRGKIYGDLYVSERLDDRPFDAHDEVLIVALAGAAALAIDDARLYEQASLDAERFQRLLLPRLPEHLEPFEAAAAYIPASTPGQVGGDWYDTLLVPDQACAAVIGDVVGHDLQAAAAMAQTRNMLRALLYDRHTPPSAVLSRLDRTLQAITDSPVTTACLARIEPRQPVGWTLRWSTAGHPPPLLITPDHRARYLHADPDLPLGVDIAQSRHDHTYPLPPGAVVMFFTDGLVEHREHPIEERLERLAASAVAHAAMPLHDFVQALADNHPSDGNDDMAILALRTPPSPGETPDEHRPSNARQERGPGDPPLPI; encoded by the coding sequence ATGACCGGGAATGCCGAAGCCCCCCAACAGCACCCTGACCCCACGCTGCGCCTGCGTCTGGGCACTGAGTTGGAGCGGATCGCCGAGCAGCTCAGATCGTTGGCCCGGGCCCAGGACCAGTTGCATGACCTGTACGAAGCCGTCCTGAGCCGCGACGTAGAGCTGCCCGTCGTGCTGGGTCTGATCGTGTCCACAGCGATGGAACTGGTCGGCGCCCGCTACGGCGCGCTGGGCGTGCTTGACGAGGAGGGCGAAAACCTTGAACTGTTCGTCCCCGTCGGCCTGTCCGAGCAGGAACGGGCAGACCTGGTCGGCGTGGAGCTCCCTCGCGGGCGCGGTCTGCTCGGGCATCTGATCGCCCACCCTCAATCGTTGCGCGTCGATGACATCGCCGACCACCCTGACTCAGCAGGCTTCCCGCCCGGCCATCCGGCCTTGCGGACCCTGTTGGGAGCGCCGATCAGCATCCGCGGGAAGATCTACGGGGATCTGTATGTCTCCGAGCGGCTCGACGACCGGCCCTTTGATGCCCACGACGAAGTCTTGATCGTCGCGCTGGCCGGCGCCGCGGCCCTGGCCATCGACGACGCCCGCCTGTACGAGCAGGCCAGCCTCGACGCCGAGCGGTTCCAGCGGCTCCTGCTACCCAGGCTTCCCGAGCACCTGGAGCCGTTCGAGGCTGCCGCTGCCTATATTCCTGCCAGCACACCCGGACAAGTCGGCGGAGACTGGTACGACACTCTATTGGTCCCTGACCAAGCCTGCGCCGCAGTCATCGGCGATGTCGTCGGCCACGACCTCCAGGCCGCCGCCGCGATGGCCCAGACCCGCAACATGCTGCGCGCCCTCCTCTACGACCGACACACCCCGCCCAGCGCCGTCCTCAGTCGACTCGACCGCACCCTTCAAGCCATCACAGACAGCCCCGTCACCACCGCATGCCTTGCACGCATCGAACCCAGACAACCGGTTGGTTGGACACTGCGCTGGAGCACCGCAGGCCACCCCCCACCACTGCTGATCACCCCGGACCACCGGGCTCGCTATCTTCATGCCGACCCTGACTTGCCCCTCGGCGTCGACATCGCCCAGTCACGCCACGACCACACCTACCCTCTGCCCCCTGGAGCGGTGGTGATGTTCTTCACCGATGGGCTCGTCGAACACCGTGAGCACCCGATTGAAGAGAGGCTGGAACGCCTCGCAGCCAGCGCTGTCGCCCACGCCGCCATGCCCCTGCACGACTTCGTGCAAGCACTGGCCGACAACCACCCCAGCGACGGCAACGACGACATGGCCATCCTCGCCCTGCGAACCCCGCCGAGCCCCGGGGAGACTCCGGACGAACACCGTCCGTCGAACGCTCGTCAGGAACGCGGCCCAGGGGACCCGCCATTGCCGATCTGA
- a CDS encoding DUF2231 domain-containing protein yields the protein MGPDLINGIPAHVLFVHFVVILVPLTALALILCAALPSVMRRFGLALPALALVSLISVPLTTNAGEWLERHVDSDALVRKHTELGEELLPWVVALFLAATAVWWSYHHTAHRTPDAGGSTSTVAIPLRITAAVLSLVVGVGAGVQVYRIGESGAKAAWHDAYSSTAHSNRD from the coding sequence GTGGGACCCGACCTGATCAACGGCATTCCCGCGCACGTCTTGTTCGTGCACTTCGTCGTGATCCTGGTACCCCTCACTGCTCTCGCTCTGATCCTGTGCGCCGCCCTCCCCTCGGTCATGCGCCGGTTCGGACTTGCACTCCCGGCCCTCGCCCTGGTGTCCCTGATTAGCGTGCCGTTGACGACAAACGCCGGCGAGTGGCTGGAGCGGCACGTGGACAGCGACGCCCTGGTCCGCAAGCACACCGAACTCGGCGAGGAACTCCTTCCCTGGGTCGTCGCACTCTTCCTGGCGGCCACGGCGGTGTGGTGGTCCTACCACCACACCGCCCACCGCACCCCCGACGCGGGGGGATCCACCAGCACGGTGGCCATCCCGCTGCGCATCACGGCAGCGGTTCTGTCCCTCGTCGTCGGAGTCGGCGCGGGCGTACAGGTGTACCGAATCGGCGAGTCCGGTGCCAAAGCCGCCTGGCACGACGCCTACTCCTCAACCGCGCACTCCAACCGTGACTGA
- a CDS encoding FAD:protein FMN transferase translates to MPDPALGLRHVEHVMGTVFSFDIRDKPTTAIHRALAEAVHHLHRVDAVFSTYRPDSYISRLDRGEIRLQDCPAEVHEVLSLCAQATHDSDGWFSITPSGTLDPSGLVKGWATETASQLLYDAGAHHTCVNGGGDLQLRGQAGPGTPWRIGIAHPLRPGELATVITAGHDLAVATSGTAERGVHIVDPHSGTPAAAFASLTLVGPRLTLTDTYATAAFARGDGAQGWVETLDGYEALAVLPDGQEWRTPGFRRYGS, encoded by the coding sequence ATGCCTGACCCCGCGCTCGGGCTGCGCCACGTCGAGCACGTCATGGGCACCGTCTTCTCCTTCGACATCCGTGACAAGCCCACCACCGCCATCCACCGCGCCCTCGCCGAGGCTGTGCACCACCTCCACCGGGTCGACGCCGTGTTCTCCACCTACCGGCCCGACAGCTACATCAGCCGCCTCGACCGCGGCGAAATCCGCCTTCAGGACTGTCCGGCCGAAGTCCACGAAGTCCTGTCCCTGTGCGCACAGGCCACCCACGACAGCGACGGCTGGTTCAGCATCACCCCCTCCGGCACCCTCGACCCCTCAGGTCTCGTCAAAGGCTGGGCCACCGAAACGGCGTCCCAGCTTCTTTACGACGCGGGCGCGCACCACACGTGCGTCAACGGCGGCGGTGACCTGCAGCTCCGCGGTCAGGCCGGCCCCGGCACTCCGTGGCGCATCGGCATCGCCCACCCACTGCGCCCCGGCGAACTGGCCACCGTCATCACCGCCGGCCACGACCTGGCCGTCGCCACCTCGGGCACTGCCGAACGCGGCGTTCACATCGTCGACCCGCACAGTGGTACACCCGCCGCGGCGTTCGCCTCCCTCACCCTCGTCGGGCCCCGCCTGACGCTCACCGACACCTACGCCACCGCCGCATTCGCCAGAGGCGACGGGGCACAGGGCTGGGTGGAAACACTGGACGGATACGAAGCACTCGCGGTGCTGCCCGACGGCCAGGAATGGCGTACCCCAGGATTCCGGCGATATGGATCATGA
- a CDS encoding FMN-binding protein, giving the protein MRPAVLATTGISALVVTLLALKPHQLPALAGVAPRSPTASASPHTPAGASTGTGTFTGDPIDTQYGAVQVAAVLSKGKIISVKVLQAPDQNGRDQQIAAYALPRLTQEAIGAQSAHIDAVSGASYTSQGYIQSLQSALDQAHA; this is encoded by the coding sequence ATGCGCCCAGCCGTCCTCGCCACCACCGGGATCAGCGCCCTCGTCGTAACCCTGCTCGCCCTCAAACCTCACCAGCTCCCCGCCCTCGCAGGAGTGGCCCCCAGGTCCCCAACAGCCTCCGCATCGCCACACACCCCCGCCGGTGCGTCCACGGGGACGGGCACATTCACCGGAGATCCGATCGATACCCAGTACGGAGCCGTGCAGGTCGCCGCCGTCCTCTCCAAGGGAAAGATCATCTCCGTCAAGGTTCTTCAGGCACCGGACCAGAACGGCCGCGACCAGCAGATCGCCGCCTACGCCCTGCCCCGCCTCACCCAGGAGGCCATCGGGGCTCAGAGCGCACACATCGATGCCGTCTCCGGTGCGAGCTACACCAGCCAGGGCTACATCCAGTCCCTCCAAAGCGCCCTGGACCAGGCCCATGCCTGA
- a CDS encoding ferric reductase-like transmembrane domain-containing protein produces the protein MTATSTTTYASRGMRHRRPRRSVVPILASLVIWAGAAGVLALWWSDTTSVVGPAGWLTGAGRITGLLAGYGCAVLLALMARMPLLDHTIGTDRLARWHAFGGRCTISLALTHTLLIIWGYSLTSHTNVVSQTSTLVLRYPDLLKGTAGFLLFLTTGILSARAARRRMSYETWHYLHFATYLAVFLTFGHQLSNGADFVGNRSAQAAWYTLFLGVAALVAWYRFAVPVRRGLRHRLRVAAVHPEAPGVVSVHLTGDHLDELGGEPGQFLRWRFLTRGLWWTANPYSLSAPAQSGRLRITVKTAGGHSAALARLAPGTRVWAEGPYGAFTARRRTAPKVLLLAGGVGITPLRALFETLPGQVTLVYRARRPADLALRSELDAIAARRRAGVHYVVDEPAAYSSPLTARGLTDLVPDLAAHDVYLCGPPGMTQAAITALLDAGVPARRIHHESFAF, from the coding sequence ATGACCGCCACATCCACCACCACGTACGCGAGTCGTGGGATGCGCCACCGGCGCCCGCGCCGCAGCGTCGTGCCGATTCTGGCGTCGCTCGTGATCTGGGCCGGCGCCGCCGGGGTGCTCGCCCTGTGGTGGAGCGACACGACCTCGGTCGTCGGTCCGGCGGGCTGGCTCACCGGTGCGGGACGTATCACCGGGCTCCTGGCCGGCTACGGCTGCGCGGTCCTCCTCGCGCTGATGGCCCGCATGCCGCTTCTGGACCACACCATCGGCACGGACCGGCTCGCCCGCTGGCACGCGTTCGGCGGCCGCTGCACCATCTCCCTGGCCCTCACCCACACCCTGCTGATCATCTGGGGCTACTCACTGACCTCGCACACGAACGTGGTCAGCCAGACCTCCACGCTCGTCCTGCGTTACCCCGACCTGCTCAAGGGCACCGCCGGCTTCCTGCTGTTCCTGACCACCGGAATCCTCTCAGCCCGCGCGGCCCGCCGCCGAATGAGTTACGAGACCTGGCATTACCTGCACTTCGCCACCTACCTGGCCGTCTTCCTCACCTTCGGACACCAGCTCTCCAACGGAGCCGACTTCGTCGGCAACCGCTCCGCCCAGGCGGCCTGGTACACGCTGTTCCTCGGCGTCGCGGCGCTGGTCGCCTGGTACCGGTTCGCCGTACCCGTCCGGCGCGGACTGCGCCACCGACTGCGCGTGGCCGCGGTCCATCCCGAGGCACCGGGTGTGGTCTCCGTCCACCTCACCGGCGACCACCTGGACGAGCTGGGGGGTGAGCCGGGGCAGTTCCTGCGCTGGCGCTTCCTGACCCGCGGGCTGTGGTGGACCGCCAACCCCTACTCCCTCTCCGCCCCCGCGCAATCCGGCCGCCTGCGCATCACCGTGAAGACGGCAGGCGGGCACAGCGCCGCGCTCGCCCGCCTGGCACCCGGCACCCGGGTCTGGGCCGAGGGACCTTACGGCGCCTTCACCGCGAGGCGCCGCACCGCCCCCAAGGTCCTCCTTCTGGCCGGCGGTGTCGGCATCACCCCCTTGCGCGCGCTCTTCGAGACACTGCCTGGCCAGGTCACCCTCGTCTACCGGGCCCGCCGCCCGGCCGACCTCGCCCTGCGCAGTGAACTCGACGCGATAGCCGCCCGCCGGCGCGCCGGCGTGCACTACGTCGTCGACGAACCGGCCGCCTACTCCTCACCCCTCACCGCCCGGGGCCTGACCGATCTGGTGCCGGACCTGGCGGCACACGACGTCTACCTCTGCGGCCCTCCCGGCATGACCCAGGCCGCGATCACAGCCCTGCTCGACGCCGGTGTGCCGGCACGGCGCATCCACCACGAGTCCTTCGCGTTCTGA
- a CDS encoding response regulator transcription factor — protein sequence MDEPRKTSLLHRPDGAPVRVLVVDDEPDVTDVLAGVMTGEGWQVRTAADGATALTTARDFRPDAVVLDWMLPDLDGLHILRALRREAPSVCVLFLTARDAVEDRIAGITAGGDDYVTKPYSLEEVLARLRGLLRRAGMTAEPGTNQLTVGDLIMDEEAREVRRGGTTVDLSRTEFELLRFLMRNPRRVLSKDQILDRVWAYDFGGRAHVVELYISYLRKKIDAGRTPMIHTVRGVGYVLKPDSP from the coding sequence ATGGACGAGCCACGTAAGACCTCGCTGCTGCACCGCCCCGACGGAGCGCCCGTACGGGTGCTCGTCGTCGACGACGAGCCCGACGTCACGGACGTGCTGGCCGGGGTCATGACAGGGGAGGGCTGGCAGGTCCGTACCGCCGCAGACGGAGCGACCGCGCTCACCACGGCCCGTGATTTCCGGCCCGATGCGGTGGTCCTGGACTGGATGCTGCCCGACCTCGACGGCCTGCACATCCTGCGAGCCCTTCGGCGCGAGGCGCCCAGCGTGTGCGTGCTGTTTCTGACCGCCCGTGACGCCGTCGAGGACCGTATCGCCGGCATCACCGCCGGCGGCGACGACTACGTCACCAAGCCCTACAGCCTGGAAGAAGTCCTGGCCCGGCTGCGCGGGCTGCTCCGGCGGGCCGGGATGACTGCCGAGCCGGGCACGAACCAGCTCACCGTCGGCGACCTCATCATGGACGAGGAAGCCAGGGAGGTCAGACGCGGCGGGACCACGGTCGACCTGTCCCGCACCGAGTTCGAACTCCTACGCTTCCTCATGCGCAACCCGCGCCGAGTGCTGTCCAAGGACCAGATCCTCGACCGCGTCTGGGCCTACGACTTCGGCGGACGAGCCCATGTCGTCGAGCTCTACATCAGCTACCTGCGCAAGAAGATCGATGCCGGACGCACCCCGATGATCCACACCGTGCGCGGCGTCGGATACGTCCTGAAGCCGGACTCCCCATGA
- a CDS encoding sensor histidine kinase translates to MRRLPPRTLRGQLTAGLVTLLALACLVVGITTALALRGFLMGRLDEQLSASGGRFAASLEHEAEPDADNRPDTRGQAEATFGARLLNGTVTQAAVVDEATDQPLHLTPSDRRALAGIPVDGSGHSIRLSTLGGYRVTAVQGDDQDILITGLPLHPVEETVHRLEAVETVLFGAALVATGIAGALWVQISLRPLQRVTARAAEVAGLPLASGEVAMPEPLPDTDPRTEVGQVGTALNHMLGRVEDALTRRQASEERLRHFAADASHELRTPVANIRGHAELALRRHGPVPAEVRHALERIDAESQRMTRLVDDLLLLARLDAGRPLEHEPVDLTLLILNATEDARAAGPGHRWLLDLPQDPVTVAGDAHRLQQAIGNLLANARTHTPPGTDVTIALTTEPAGVSLSVSDNGPGIPEELRPEVFGRFVRADHARSRSTGSTGLGLAIVHAVITAHGGTATVTSRPGHTTFRLTLPN, encoded by the coding sequence ATGAGGCGCCTGCCGCCCCGTACCCTGCGCGGTCAGCTCACCGCCGGACTCGTCACTCTGCTCGCCCTCGCCTGCCTCGTCGTCGGCATCACCACCGCCCTCGCTCTGAGAGGCTTCCTGATGGGGCGGCTGGACGAACAGCTCTCCGCCTCAGGAGGCCGGTTCGCCGCCAGCCTGGAACACGAGGCCGAACCCGACGCGGACAACCGTCCCGACACGCGCGGTCAGGCCGAGGCGACCTTCGGCGCCCGCCTCCTGAACGGCACCGTCACCCAGGCAGCCGTCGTCGATGAAGCCACCGACCAACCCCTCCACCTCACCCCCAGTGATCGCCGCGCCCTTGCGGGAATTCCCGTCGACGGAAGCGGGCACAGCATCCGCCTCTCCACACTGGGGGGCTATCGCGTCACGGCCGTCCAGGGCGACGACCAGGACATTCTGATCACCGGCCTGCCCCTGCACCCGGTGGAAGAGACCGTTCACCGGCTCGAAGCGGTCGAAACCGTACTGTTCGGCGCCGCCCTCGTAGCTACCGGCATCGCCGGTGCGCTGTGGGTGCAGATCTCCCTTCGCCCCCTCCAGAGGGTCACCGCCCGGGCGGCGGAGGTCGCCGGGCTGCCGCTCGCCAGCGGCGAAGTCGCCATGCCGGAACCACTTCCCGACACCGACCCGCGCACCGAAGTCGGCCAGGTCGGCACCGCCCTCAACCACATGCTCGGCCGCGTCGAGGACGCCCTCACCCGGCGTCAGGCCAGCGAGGAGAGGCTCCGGCACTTCGCCGCCGACGCCAGCCACGAGCTACGTACCCCCGTCGCCAACATCCGCGGCCACGCCGAGCTCGCCCTGCGCCGGCACGGCCCCGTCCCCGCCGAAGTCCGTCACGCCCTGGAACGCATCGATGCCGAGTCGCAGCGTATGACCCGCCTTGTCGACGACCTGCTGCTCCTCGCCCGCCTGGACGCCGGACGCCCTCTCGAACATGAACCGGTCGATCTGACCCTGCTGATCCTGAACGCTACGGAGGACGCACGCGCCGCCGGCCCCGGCCACCGCTGGCTCCTCGACCTCCCCCAAGATCCTGTCACCGTCGCCGGAGACGCCCACCGGCTCCAGCAGGCCATCGGCAATCTCCTCGCCAATGCCCGTACCCACACCCCGCCAGGCACCGACGTGACCATCGCCCTCACCACCGAGCCGGCCGGCGTCTCCCTCAGCGTGAGCGACAACGGGCCAGGCATCCCCGAAGAGCTTCGGCCCGAGGTCTTCGGCCGCTTCGTACGTGCCGACCATGCCCGCTCCCGCAGTACAGGAAGCACCGGTCTGGGCCTCGCCATCGTCCATGCCGTCATCACCGCTCACGGCGGAACCGCCACCGTCACCAGCCGTCCCGGACACACCACCTTCCGCCTCACACTCCCCAACTGA
- a CDS encoding bifunctional GNAT family N-acetyltransferase/acetate--CoA ligase family protein, with amino-acid sequence MTGTKEAPVHALLGDGTTVRIRQAGSADREEVLRLYQEMSPENLRLRFFSANPASAGKAADRVAAGERPGYRALAAEYAGHLVGLAEYEVLPPGSTAEISVAVAEGWHRRGVATLLLEHLADAARTAGVTAFSADALAENHDVLKVFHDLGLRVTSHFDGPEVHCTVELTEDNTYLNAVEIRGRVADVVSLQPLLRPRAVVVIGAGRKPGSVGRAILRNIRTGSYTGLVYAVHPEAAAVAGVHAYSSVADLPQVPDLAVIAIPAAYVDGVAEECGKAGVRALLVVSAGLNTHQAAGLMGSCRRHGMRLVGPNCLGLANTEDRVRLDATFAARHPGPGTAGVAVQSGGVGIALLDGLARLGIGASSFVSLGDKYDVSGNDMLQWWESDGHTDLALLHLESFGNPRAFSRTARRVARAMPILTVDAGRSEAGRRAAASHTAAAATPTMTRQALFTQAGITATRTIGELLDTAALLHAQPLAAGTKVVVVSNAGGAGVLAADACTDAGLVVPALSADLVDELLGLLPDGATATNPVDVTAAVGEKQLQACVSLLARHGAVDAVLVALVPTAVATATGEDLVRALTSAPEPLPRPVIAVLPAQAARVELLPATDETAVPAYSDAEDAARALAHTAARADWLSRLPSSVPDLPSVETGRARDLAAAYLDGNPKGGWLDPQATAALLACYGIPQIPWAWARDEDEAVDAAERLAGPDGRVVMKAYWPGLLHKSEQHALHLDLHNASQIRAAHRDLVTRFGDRMTGVVIQPLAERGTELFAGVVQDEVFGPLVVFGLGGTATELLADHAARLAPLTELDAHDLLTSPRCSPLLFGYAGRPTADLGALEQLLHRLSRMASDLPQLADVDLNPVLAGAHGITTLDARVRLVPRHAHDPYLRRLR; translated from the coding sequence ATGACCGGCACCAAGGAAGCCCCGGTGCACGCACTGCTGGGCGACGGCACCACCGTACGGATTCGCCAGGCGGGATCGGCGGACCGCGAAGAAGTGCTACGGCTGTACCAGGAGATGTCGCCGGAGAATCTGCGGCTGCGGTTCTTCTCCGCCAACCCCGCCTCCGCAGGGAAGGCCGCCGACCGCGTGGCAGCGGGCGAGCGGCCTGGCTACCGCGCGCTAGCAGCTGAATACGCGGGACATCTGGTGGGCCTGGCGGAATACGAGGTCCTGCCACCAGGAAGCACCGCCGAGATCTCGGTGGCCGTCGCCGAAGGGTGGCACCGCCGGGGTGTGGCGACGCTGTTGCTGGAACACCTGGCGGACGCGGCCCGTACGGCAGGGGTGACGGCGTTCAGCGCGGACGCCCTGGCCGAGAATCACGATGTGCTGAAGGTCTTCCACGACCTGGGGCTGCGCGTCACCAGTCACTTCGACGGTCCTGAGGTGCACTGCACGGTCGAACTCACGGAGGACAACACCTACCTGAATGCCGTCGAGATCCGGGGCCGGGTCGCCGACGTCGTCAGCCTGCAGCCGCTGCTGCGGCCGAGGGCCGTTGTGGTGATCGGTGCCGGACGCAAGCCAGGCTCCGTAGGGCGGGCGATCCTGAGGAACATCCGCACCGGCTCCTACACCGGGCTGGTCTACGCCGTACACCCCGAAGCGGCAGCCGTCGCCGGAGTACACGCCTACAGCTCCGTCGCCGATCTGCCGCAGGTGCCTGACCTGGCCGTGATCGCCATACCGGCCGCGTACGTCGACGGAGTGGCAGAGGAGTGCGGGAAGGCTGGCGTGCGAGCCTTGCTCGTGGTCTCTGCGGGACTGAACACGCACCAGGCCGCGGGCCTGATGGGCTCGTGCCGGCGCCACGGTATGCGACTGGTTGGTCCCAACTGCCTAGGGCTCGCCAACACGGAGGACCGCGTACGTCTCGACGCGACCTTCGCTGCCCGCCATCCCGGACCGGGAACCGCTGGAGTCGCCGTGCAATCAGGCGGTGTCGGCATCGCGCTGCTGGATGGCCTCGCCCGCCTCGGCATCGGCGCGTCCAGCTTCGTCTCGCTCGGCGACAAGTACGACGTCAGCGGTAACGACATGCTCCAGTGGTGGGAGAGCGACGGGCACACGGACCTGGCGCTGCTGCATCTGGAATCCTTCGGCAACCCCCGTGCCTTCTCGCGCACCGCCCGCCGAGTGGCCCGGGCGATGCCGATACTCACCGTGGACGCCGGCCGATCCGAGGCCGGCCGGCGCGCCGCAGCCTCCCACACCGCGGCGGCGGCCACCCCGACCATGACCCGGCAGGCTCTGTTCACCCAGGCCGGTATTACTGCCACCCGCACCATCGGCGAGCTCCTGGACACCGCTGCCCTGCTGCATGCACAGCCCCTGGCCGCAGGTACCAAGGTCGTTGTTGTGAGCAATGCGGGGGGAGCGGGAGTCCTGGCCGCGGACGCGTGCACGGACGCCGGGCTCGTCGTCCCGGCGCTCAGCGCCGACCTGGTGGACGAGCTTCTTGGCCTACTGCCGGATGGTGCCACTGCCACCAATCCCGTGGACGTCACTGCGGCGGTCGGCGAAAAGCAACTACAGGCGTGCGTCAGCCTCCTGGCCCGGCACGGCGCCGTGGACGCCGTACTTGTGGCACTGGTCCCCACTGCTGTCGCCACCGCCACCGGCGAGGACTTGGTACGCGCCCTGACATCGGCCCCAGAGCCGCTCCCTCGTCCGGTCATTGCGGTCCTACCCGCCCAGGCAGCCCGTGTCGAACTTCTACCGGCCACCGACGAGACCGCCGTCCCCGCGTACTCGGACGCCGAGGACGCCGCCCGTGCCCTCGCCCACACCGCCGCCCGCGCCGACTGGCTCTCCCGGCTACCGAGTTCAGTACCCGATTTGCCGAGCGTGGAGACCGGCCGCGCACGGGATCTCGCCGCCGCATATCTGGACGGCAACCCGAAAGGTGGCTGGCTGGATCCGCAGGCGACCGCGGCGCTCCTCGCCTGCTACGGCATCCCTCAGATCCCCTGGGCGTGGGCCCGGGACGAGGACGAGGCCGTCGACGCGGCCGAGCGACTCGCAGGGCCTGACGGGCGCGTCGTGATGAAGGCCTACTGGCCAGGGTTGCTGCACAAGAGCGAGCAGCACGCCCTCCACCTGGACCTGCACAACGCCTCCCAGATCAGAGCCGCTCACCGTGATCTGGTCACCCGGTTCGGTGACCGGATGACTGGGGTGGTCATCCAGCCACTCGCCGAACGCGGCACCGAACTGTTCGCCGGGGTCGTCCAGGACGAGGTCTTCGGACCCCTCGTGGTGTTCGGGCTGGGCGGTACGGCGACCGAACTGCTCGCCGACCATGCGGCCCGGCTGGCCCCGCTGACGGAGCTCGACGCGCACGACCTGCTGACCTCGCCACGCTGCTCGCCGCTGCTGTTCGGCTACGCCGGCCGTCCCACCGCCGACCTCGGTGCTCTGGAGCAGCTGCTGCATCGGCTGTCGCGAATGGCCTCGGACCTGCCCCAGCTGGCCGACGTCGACCTCAACCCGGTCCTCGCCGGGGCGCACGGGATCACGACGCTCGACGCCCGCGTCCGGCTCGTCCCGCGCCATGCCCACGACCCGTATCTGCGTCGGCTGCGCTGA
- a CDS encoding IS3 family transposase — protein MKRELLDTAVWPSRAAAHTAIFDFIEGWYNLHRLHSSLGYLSPADYETALAA, from the coding sequence ATCAAGCGCGAATTGCTCGATACCGCCGTCTGGCCCAGCCGGGCAGCCGCCCACACTGCGATCTTCGATTTCATTGAAGGCTGGTACAACTTGCACCGACTGCACAGCAGCCTCGGCTACCTCAGTCCCGCCGACTACGAGACCGCACTCGCAGCCTGA
- a CDS encoding dienelactone hydrolase family protein: MQFTSEQRLDDGVLEREFNLGEIPGTLWTSGSAPAPLVLMAHNNGLPKAEPRLVARARYTAARGYAVATIDAAGCGDRPRSAADEQARTELRRAMQAGEQVDEIFESFIGPLVENAVPEWQTTLDALLELPEIDGPVGYSGGWTALGIRLAVAEPRIAAAGFFAGGYVPRAQREEARQVTIPLLFLLQWDDQGNPRQRALDLFDAFGSKDKTLHANPGGHTGTPWFELEDGCRFLDRHLK; the protein is encoded by the coding sequence GTGCAATTCACTTCTGAACAACGCCTCGACGACGGCGTCCTCGAGCGCGAATTCAACCTCGGCGAGATCCCCGGCACCCTGTGGACGTCTGGATCCGCACCGGCCCCGCTGGTCCTGATGGCCCACAACAACGGCCTTCCCAAGGCGGAACCCCGGCTGGTGGCCCGGGCCCGGTACACCGCGGCGCGCGGCTACGCGGTGGCCACCATCGACGCCGCCGGGTGCGGTGACCGTCCCCGTTCCGCAGCCGATGAGCAGGCCCGTACCGAGCTCCGGCGGGCGATGCAGGCCGGCGAGCAGGTCGACGAGATCTTCGAGTCCTTCATCGGCCCGCTCGTCGAAAACGCGGTCCCGGAATGGCAGACCACTCTGGACGCACTCCTTGAGCTGCCCGAGATCGACGGCCCCGTCGGGTACTCCGGGGGGTGGACCGCCCTCGGTATTCGGCTGGCGGTGGCCGAGCCGCGCATCGCGGCCGCAGGCTTCTTCGCCGGTGGGTACGTGCCCCGTGCCCAGCGCGAGGAGGCCCGGCAGGTCACCATTCCGCTGCTGTTCCTGCTGCAGTGGGACGACCAGGGGAATCCACGGCAACGGGCCCTGGACCTGTTCGACGCGTTCGGCAGCAAGGACAAGACGCTGCACGCCAATCCGGGAGGGCACACCGGCACCCCGTGGTTCGAGCTGGAGGACGGGTGCCGGTTCTTGGACCGCCACCTGAAGTGA